Part of the Actinomycetota bacterium genome is shown below.
CCCAGTCCCAGTCGACAGTGACGGCCGGTATAGCGAACAGCCAGTCGAACGACTGGGCATCTGAACCGATATCTGTACCTTCCTCGACAACCGGGATCCCCAGAGCCTGACCCGCCTGCTGAATGGCCTGAACGATCGGGGCGGCGCCGGCGAATCCTTCATCCCAGACACCGAAATAGCTGCCGCCACTCGCACCTATGCCGTCGATATTGATCATTTCGACACTGTCGTCGAGGCCGGCGGTCACTATCTGCTGGCCCAGTGCCTTGGAACCGAGCAGATCGATCTCCTCGCCGGCGAATGCGCAAAAAACGATGGTTTTTCTTGTCCTGATCCCGGTCTGGCGAAATACGTTCGCAGCCTCGATGACGGCTGCGACCCCGGCTGCATTATCGTCGGCGCCATTAAACGCATTGCCGTTGCTGTCCAGTCCCAGGTGGTCGTAATGGGCGGCCAGTATCACGAAGCCGCCGGCCGGATCGCTACCTGGGATGATCCCGATGATGTTCTCACCTGACACACCGGCAGCCATGAAAGGATGGCTGTACGACTGCAATCCGGCAGCGGTCCAGGGCTCGAGACCGAGGGCCGCGAACCGATCGGCGATATAAGCTGCTGCAGCCCTGGCTCCTGCGGTGCCGGTCTCACGGCCCTCATATTCATCTGCGGCAAGGGTATTGAGATGCGTGAGCTCACGATCGATATCCATGGCTGAGAGCAACTGGTTCATGTCTCGGGAAGGGTCGCTTGATATTGCCGGAGCTGGAGATGTGATCGTGGTCTCTGTCTGGCGGGCTGGCGGGACAAAATCGTAACCAGTCCGGGCTTCGGGGGTGGTTTTGATCGCGGCGCCCTCTTTTTGAGCACATCCGGAGGCGACGCCCAGAAATGCGACCGCTGCCAGTATGGCCGCGAGCGCGGGTGCGGCGGTCAGCGACGCTCTCACTTTTGGCAAACGGGGCAGAAGTATGTGGCCCTCCCCCCCAGCCGGATCTTTTCCACACTGGTGCCGCAAGCCGGGCAAGGCTCCCCGAGCCTTCTGTGGACCTGGAAGATGTCCTGATAGCTTCCCCGGCGTCCCTGCGAGTCGCGGTATGTGTCGATCGAGCTGCCCTGCAGGCTGATAGCTTTTTTCAGTGTGGCCTTTATGGATTTTACGAGGCGCCGGATCTCTGCATCATCGAGATCGCCGGAAGGGCGCGTCGGCAAGATGCCAGCTCCGAAAAGGGCTTCGTCCGCGTAGATATTGCCAATACCGGCAACCAGTGCCTGATCGAGTAGCAATGACTTGATCGGCCGGCTCCTCCCGCGCAGCACCTGGCTCAGATATCTTGGATTGAAGCCGTTTTCCAGAGGCTCGGGACCCAGCTTGCTCCAGTATCCGGCGCTCTCTTCGGAACTCAGGATGAAGGCTCTTCCAAACCTCCGGGTGTCGTGAAACGACAGTCCGTTTCCGTCGGCAAATGTAACCAGTAAGCGGAGATGCTTATCATCTTCCATCGGCAGGGGCAGTTTCAGATGAGTAAGTCTGCCAGTCATGCGCAGGTGGATGACGAGAGTATCCCCTGAGTCGAGTTCAAGCAGAAGGTATTTTCCGCGACGGCCCGCGGCGATTATGGTCCGGCCACTCAACCGGCGTTTGAAGGCATCCGGGGTCCCGGGGGCAACAGCACTCTGATCCAGGACTTCGATCCGGGATATCACGCTGCCGGTGAGCACAGGCTCAAGCTGGCGGCGGATCGTCTCTACTTCAGGTAACTCAGGCAGCTTCAGCTCCTGTCATCGATATCCTTTTTCTACCATTCCTGATCAATAATATGCACTCGGCCGAGTTTATGAAAAGGCATTAGTGGGATTTCGCCATCATCCGTCAGGTACAGCTGCGGCCTCCCACCTGCCGCTGCAGGGGCGCCCGGATAGCCAGGATCAGCACGAGAGTCAGGAGGGACACCAGCACATCTACGGCCATGGGGGCTGTGATCCCGAAATTACGCCAGGTGTACGGCACCAGCAGGCTGCTGCCGATTATGCTCCCCCACTCGCCGAATGAACCGACGAAACCGGTGACCGCACCACGTTCGTGAGGCAGGGTGACGTCGCCTATGAGCGAATAGAAGGCATTGAAGTATGCGGGGGTTCCCGCGCCGCCCAGGGCGAAAGCCGCCATGACGACCCAGGTGCCCGGATGAAGATAGACGATAACGCCCTGTGTCACCAGGGTCAGCATCCCGAATGCCATGACCCATATCCGCCCGACCTTATCCGACAGCTGGCCGAGAAACGGACTCGATACGGCTGCGGCAGCGCCGCTAATCGCGAAGGCAAGAGCGATGTCGCTGCTGCTCCAGGCCAGCAACTCCGCTGTCAGTATGGGCGCGGATGTCAGAAAGATAGCGATTGCCATCATCAGGAGGAACTGGACGAGTGACAGTGAGAAGGACGGCAGGCAGAAGACGCTGGAGAACACACGCCTTATATGAGACAGTCGCGGGAGCAGATCGTCCCAGCCGGCCAGCGGCCCGCGGACGCTGATATGAGGAATCGCCAGGCTTAGCAGGAAACAGATCGCTCCCAAAGCCCCTCCGATCCAGAAGGGGAACTGGATGTCGTACGCCTGGGCGAGAACGCCACCCAGCACCGGGCCGGCGATGACGCCGATATTTATGGCGCTGCTGGTCACCCCGTTCGCGAGCCCTCGCAAATCCGTCGGTGTCCTGTCGTTGATATAAGACTGGGAGGCAACGGCGAATCCAGAGGCGGCTACACCCTGCAGCAGCCTCAACAGCATCATTGATGTCCTGTCGGTTGTGAGCGCGTATGCGGCAGTAGTGGTCGTGAACAGTAGCAGGGAGGCGGACATGATGCCTCTGCGTCCTACGCGGTCTGACAGGACGCCCAGAGGGAACTGAAGCAGGACCCGTCCTATAAAGAATGCCGCAACCAGGAGGCCGATGTCATATTCGTCGAAACCCAGCTGCTCGGCATACTGGGGCAGAAGCGGAAGCATCATCATGAAGCCGGTCATGATCACGCCGCTGGAGAGAGCCAGCACGAAGATACTCCAGTGAAGCTGTCTCAGGGATCTGTACATGCAACGGCGGCGGTCGGTCTCACATGGATTCCGGAGCCGCGACTCCTACCAGTTCCAGGCATTGGGCGATCACATTCCTCGTAAGGCGGCAGAGGTCCAGGCGGAACCTGGCAGCATCAGGAGCAGCTTTGAGGACCGGACAGTTATGATAGAACGCGTGGTAAGTCGCGGCCAGTTCACGCGAGTAGGCCGTCAGGCGCTGAGGGCCGCGCGAGTCGGCGGCTCCCATGACAGTCCTGGGAAACTCCGCCAGCTTCATGACCAGCTCCCGCTCCTGGCTTTCCAGGGAAACATAAGCGGTGCTGTCTCCAGAATCCGCCCCGGCTTCCTCGGAACGCTTCAGTATCGAGCAGATCCTTGCGTGGGCGTACTGGACGTAATAAACAGGATTCTCTTCCGACTTGAGCTTTGCCTTTTCCAGGTCCAGGTCCAGAGTGCTGTCGGCGCTGCGGTCTACCAGGTAGAAGCGTGCAGCGTCGACGCCGATGCTGTCGACCAGTTCCTCCAGGGAAACCATGGTCCCCCGGCGTTTTGACATCTGTTTCCGCTCACCCAGCTCGACGACGTTCACGAGCTGTCCGATGATTATCTCCAGCTTTTCCGGATCATGGCCAAGCGCCGTGAATGCTGCCTTCATCCGGGCTACGTAGCCATGGTGGTCTGCCCCCCAGATGTTGATCAGCCGGTCATGCCCCCTCGACAGCTTGTGCTGATGGTAAGCGATGTCTGAGGCAAAGTAAGTCGGTTCGCCGGAACTTCTGATCAACACCCTGTCCTTGTCGTCGCCGTGCCGGGTGGTGAGCAGCCAGCTGGCCCCATCCCTGACAGACAGCTCGCCGGCTTCTGTCAAGGTTGCCATCGCCTCTGGGACGGCATCGCTGTCATACAGGCTGGCTTCTGAGAACCACTCGTCGAACACAACACCGAACCGCTCCAGGACCGCGCGCACTTCGCCAAGCACTAGTTCACAACCGCGATTCCGGAAAAAGGTTATGGCGGACTGTCCCGGTTCCGGATCAGAATCCGCAAGAAGGCTGTCGCCGATCTCATCCTTGATCAGCTGGGCGATGTGGATCGTATAATCGCCCTGATAGCCCTCCTCTGGGAACTGGACGCTCCTGCCCCATAGTTCCGCATACCGGACAGCCAGGGAAAGGCCGAAGATATCCATCTGGGAGCCGTAATCGTTTATATAGAACTCACTGGTGACCCGATGGCCGGCAAACGAAAGGATCCGTTTCAGCGAATCACCGTAAGCCGCATATCGCGCATGGCCCACATGCAGCGGACCCGTAGGATTGGCACTTACATATTCAAGCAGTATCCCTTCAGGCTGCCCGACTATGTCACGCCCATAATCACGCCCGCGGGCCAGGGCTTCCAGCGCAGCTCCGGCGATAGCGCCGCCGGTAAGGAAAAAATTGATGAAACCCGGTCCGGCGACTTCTATCTTCTCGCAGTATTCCATGACCTGGTCACTCGCACGCATCTCATCGATCAGCTTGCGGGCGATCTCTGCAGGCGGCAGTTTTGCGGCTCCAGCGGCGATCATGGCGATACTGGTCGCCAGATCCCCATGTCCCCGCGCAGCCGGGCGCTCGAGCATTATCCTGCCAGCAAGGGCTTCACCACCCCAGGAAGAGAGCAAAGGCCGCAGAGACCCTGCCACGCGGCTTGTGAAGTCATCCAGGAAGTCTGCAGCGCTCAAGGGAGGCCTCCTTCAGTCTCAAGATCCTGCTGGAGGCGGGATATCTCATCCGCGGTACGGTTGCGTGCATCGATGTCCACCGTGATAGACAAAAAAAGGTGATCCCCTTCGCGGGCGCCCGGGGGCAACAGTGATGAGGCGATGATTTTTTCCTCGTCATCGGCCAGGATCACAGCAAGATCACCCTCGAAGCGGTCAAGGTAGCAGTAGAGCCCCGGAGTCAACTTTTCAGGAGGCCTTGTCGGTCTCGAGCAGCTGCTCTAGGAGCTGTATCTCGGAAGGAGTTCCGACGGTTATGAGGATATCTTTTTCTTCCAGCCGTGTATCGGGGCTGGGATTGGTGTCGAACGGTTCACCGGATTTTCTGATGGCCAGCACGGAAGTGCCGGTCCTCTGCCTGATCTCCAGATCGCGGATACTTTTGCCGACAACCGGCGAACTAGCCGAGAGCTGCAGCTGCTCGACTCTCAGCTCGAGCTCGCCGCCACCGGTGACTACATCCAGATAGTCGCTCACCATCGGCTTCAGCATCAGGGTGGCCATCTCGCGGCCACCGATCGCATACGGAGACACGACCTTATCGGCGCCCGCCTTCTCGAGTTTGCTGTGCGACTCCTCGGTGTTGCCTCGCGCCACAATCCAGAGGTCGGGAGACAATACCCTCGCCGAAAGCGTCACGAAGACGTTGTCGGCATCCGAATCCACACAGGCGATAAGACCTTTTGCGCGGACGATGCCGGCCCGGTGTAAAGTCTCATCGTCAGCGGCATCACCCTCGACGTGCGGATGATCGTCCTCCCTCGCCCTGGCTATGCTGTCAGGATTGGAATCTACGACGACGAACTCTTCTCCGGACCGCGTGAACTCCTTGGCGACCTGTTCGCCGACGCGGCCGTATCCACAGATGAGATAATGGCCAGACAGCTCGGATATTTTCTTTTTCATACTTCTCTCCTCAAGCATCTCGGCCAGGTATCCGCCGACCAGGAATTCTATTACCACACCGAAAGCGTATAGTAACGTCCCCATTCCTCCCGCGATCAGGATGACTGCCAGGATCTTGCCCCCGGCTGTCTCCGGAGCCGAGCCCATGCCGACGGTCGATATGAGAACTACCGACGTGAAGAATGCATCGAGGGCACCCTGGTCCTCCAGAAGAGCGAATCCCAATGTACCCGCCAGAACGATCGCGAGCAGAATCCCTATAAGGGCCAGTATGCGTTTGGGTGAAATCATGGATTGCCATGGCATGAGCAGCCCAAGTCTAATGGAAGCAACTGGGGTTTTCAACGAGAAGGCTGCCCTTGAGGTTATCCAGCGCTAGCTATCGAAGCAGATACAGCTCGCGCGGAGAACCGACAGATCAGAGGAACGGCAGGTCGGGGACGCGCTCGTTTTCTTCGCCCTCAGCCTCACTATATTTCTCTGGAGAGAATATCGCTTCGCGGACGATCACCGGCATGTTGCGCCACAGGCAGATGCCATCCTTTAAATATTTCTCTTTCTGTTCCCTGGAACAATCAGAGGTGCAGGAAGAGCACAGCTCGTCATCGGGCAGTTCCTGTTTGGCCTTGGTGGGTCTTTGACCTTCATCCAGCCTTCTGCTCGTTTCCAGCAGTAGATGCTGCACGTTGATATGGGGAGAGATCGGAAAAACGACTGGCTTCGTTGGAATGACGAATTTGAACGTACCTTCCACCCAGTTGGAAAGCTCGAGCGTGTTCTCGTATGCCTGTTCGGCGATTATGCTGGCGATGGCCTTCCTGTCTACTGCGCCGGCATTCATGAGGGTGATGCCGAGGAACTCGCGTTTCTCTCGCAGGGCAGATGACAGGATGATCTTTCTCAGGTCGCCGGCGGAGATCAGGTTGGCCTTTACCATGCGCGCCCCAAGCATATGGTCGGAACGCGGCACCGAAACCGCCTCGATAAAGCCGTCCTTGAGATAGATTATTGCCCGTTCTTCCTTGTCCTCGAGCTCTAGCAGACCTGATTTCTGGTAACTGGCAAGGAGCTGAAGCACCATGAAGACGGAGAACTGACTGATTTTTCCCCAGAGAATCATATGGCTCAGAAATAGTAGTAGGAATGGAGTTGCCCTGCTTATACAGTATATCGGCATGCCAAAAAGCGAGCTTGATTTACCTGGAGAAAGCAAGACACCCGCCGGAGTGGTTCCGACGGGTGTCTGGTATTTCTATTTAGTGCCTGGCCCCTGGTCAGGGGTCACCATCCGCTGTGTGCCTGATCGTCTATCCCGGCACGATGCCCAGATTTGCGTTGCCGCTGTGGCCTTTCTCACGCGCTTCAGCTTCTTCGAGATCGACATTACCGGTATAGACCTGGTTCTTGCCTCGACGCTTTGCTTCGTACATGCGCGCGTCGGCGATCTTGACAAGCCTGTCACCAGCGTCGGCATCCACGCCGAAGGAAGCGAGGCCGACTGATACGGTGATACTCCGCTTGACGTTCGGGTCTGCGAACGTCGAACACCTCTCTTCGACGCTGGAACGCAGGCGCTCGGCGACTCTGCAGGCTGTATCGAAATCACAGCCGAGTATAAGGGTGAACTCCTCACCGCCATAGCGTGAAGCTATATCCTCACCCCGTGCTTCGGCGGTGATCGTCTGAGCGACCTTCTGCAGCACATAGTCACCTTCCTGATGACCGAACTGGTCGTTGTACAGTTTGAAGTCGTCGATGTCCAGGAACAGGACCGTCAGATTTGTGCCGTCGGTCCTGAGGCTACTGACCTTGTTCACGAGGTACGTCTGGAAGAAACCGTGGGTGTAGAGCGACGTCAGATCATCCGTGGTTGACTGCCGCCTCAGCTTCAGGGTCTCCCTGTGCTCTGAAGTGAACATGTAGTAGAAGCCTATGGCGAACAAAAGGATGAAGATGAATTCCGTAGCCTCGTACATGGTACCGACATATGCGACGCCCAGGTCCTTCATCACGGACAATGTCATGGCAATGCCGAAAGAAACAGCCGCCAGGCTCAGGAACAGCCATGACCGTTTTCTCACGTCGCGGCCGATGGAGGGCAGGATGCGGATTGCGAAGTAAAACGCGATCAGCGCCAGCACCAGGCTTGCAAACTCGAGAACGGTCTCAAGCATCTCCTCGCCTTCTTCGACCGCGCCTCCCTCCTGGGCTATCAGACTCATGAATGAGAATAGTTCAGTTTTCATTTTTTTACTCCCCCTTACTTTATTTAATGCTGGTTTGAAGTTTTATATGCACACTTTATCGGCAAAATAAGCATTTGCTTTGCCGGTTATTTTTCGTTGTCTGCATTCATATATTAATCAGACCCCCATCCGTGCTTCCCGTTGGGTGCTGCTTTCAGATTTGATGATCCGTGCAAACACATCAACTACTCGAGGGTCGAACTGGGTTCCTGTGTTACGCTCCAGTTCGCCCAGGGCCATCTGGGTGGACAATGCCTTGCGATAGGGCCGGTCGGAAGTCATCGCCTCATAGGCGTCCGCCACAAAAAGGATCCTGGCGCCGAGAGGATTCTCTTCGCCGCCCAGTCCATCGGGATAGCCATTGCCATCGTAGCG
Proteins encoded:
- a CDS encoding arginine--tRNA ligase; amino-acid sequence: MSAADFLDDFTSRVAGSLRPLLSSWGGEALAGRIMLERPAARGHGDLATSIAMIAAGAAKLPPAEIARKLIDEMRASDQVMEYCEKIEVAGPGFINFFLTGGAIAGAALEALARGRDYGRDIVGQPEGILLEYVSANPTGPLHVGHARYAAYGDSLKRILSFAGHRVTSEFYINDYGSQMDIFGLSLAVRYAELWGRSVQFPEEGYQGDYTIHIAQLIKDEIGDSLLADSDPEPGQSAITFFRNRGCELVLGEVRAVLERFGVVFDEWFSEASLYDSDAVPEAMATLTEAGELSVRDGASWLLTTRHGDDKDRVLIRSSGEPTYFASDIAYHQHKLSRGHDRLINIWGADHHGYVARMKAAFTALGHDPEKLEIIIGQLVNVVELGERKQMSKRRGTMVSLEELVDSIGVDAARFYLVDRSADSTLDLDLEKAKLKSEENPVYYVQYAHARICSILKRSEEAGADSGDSTAYVSLESQERELVMKLAEFPRTVMGAADSRGPQRLTAYSRELAATYHAFYHNCPVLKAAPDAARFRLDLCRLTRNVIAQCLELVGVAAPESM
- a CDS encoding MFS transporter, giving the protein MYRSLRQLHWSIFVLALSSGVIMTGFMMMLPLLPQYAEQLGFDEYDIGLLVAAFFIGRVLLQFPLGVLSDRVGRRGIMSASLLLFTTTTAAYALTTDRTSMMLLRLLQGVAASGFAVASQSYINDRTPTDLRGLANGVTSSAINIGVIAGPVLGGVLAQAYDIQFPFWIGGALGAICFLLSLAIPHISVRGPLAGWDDLLPRLSHIRRVFSSVFCLPSFSLSLVQFLLMMAIAIFLTSAPILTAELLAWSSSDIALAFAISGAAAAVSSPFLGQLSDKVGRIWVMAFGMLTLVTQGVIVYLHPGTWVVMAAFALGGAGTPAYFNAFYSLIGDVTLPHERGAVTGFVGSFGEWGSIIGSSLLVPYTWRNFGITAPMAVDVLVSLLTLVLILAIRAPLQRQVGGRSCT
- the mutM gene encoding bifunctional DNA-formamidopyrimidine glycosylase/DNA-(apurinic or apyrimidinic site) lyase, whose product is MKLPELPEVETIRRQLEPVLTGSVISRIEVLDQSAVAPGTPDAFKRRLSGRTIIAAGRRGKYLLLELDSGDTLVIHLRMTGRLTHLKLPLPMEDDKHLRLLVTFADGNGLSFHDTRRFGRAFILSSEESAGYWSKLGPEPLENGFNPRYLSQVLRGRSRPIKSLLLDQALVAGIGNIYADEALFGAGILPTRPSGDLDDAEIRRLVKSIKATLKKAISLQGSSIDTYRDSQGRRGSYQDIFQVHRRLGEPCPACGTSVEKIRLGGRATYFCPVCQK
- a CDS encoding potassium channel protein; protein product: MISPKRILALIGILLAIVLAGTLGFALLEDQGALDAFFTSVVLISTVGMGSAPETAGGKILAVILIAGGMGTLLYAFGVVIEFLVGGYLAEMLEERSMKKKISELSGHYLICGYGRVGEQVAKEFTRSGEEFVVVDSNPDSIARAREDDHPHVEGDAADDETLHRAGIVRAKGLIACVDSDADNVFVTLSARVLSPDLWIVARGNTEESHSKLEKAGADKVVSPYAIGGREMATLMLKPMVSDYLDVVTGGGELELRVEQLQLSASSPVVGKSIRDLEIRQRTGTSVLAIRKSGEPFDTNPSPDTRLEEKDILITVGTPSEIQLLEQLLETDKAS
- a CDS encoding DUF4388 domain-containing protein, translated to MILWGKISQFSVFMVLQLLASYQKSGLLELEDKEERAIIYLKDGFIEAVSVPRSDHMLGARMVKANLISAGDLRKIILSSALREKREFLGITLMNAGAVDRKAIASIIAEQAYENTLELSNWVEGTFKFVIPTKPVVFPISPHINVQHLLLETSRRLDEGQRPTKAKQELPDDELCSSCTSDCSREQKEKYLKDGICLWRNMPVIVREAIFSPEKYSEAEGEENERVPDLPFL
- a CDS encoding M20/M25/M40 family metallo-hydrolase, whose protein sequence is MPKVRASLTAAPALAAILAAVAFLGVASGCAQKEGAAIKTTPEARTGYDFVPPARQTETTITSPAPAISSDPSRDMNQLLSAMDIDRELTHLNTLAADEYEGRETGTAGARAAAAYIADRFAALGLEPWTAAGLQSYSHPFMAAGVSGENIIGIIPGSDPAGGFVILAAHYDHLGLDSNGNAFNGADDNAAGVAAVIEAANVFRQTGIRTRKTIVFCAFAGEEIDLLGSKALGQQIVTAGLDDSVEMINIDGIGASGGSYFGVWDEGFAGAAPIVQAIQQAGQALGIPVVEEGTDIGSDAQSFDWLFAIPAVTVDWDWGSDPSIWHPYYHTIYDDPANIDRTVMAQASRMALISLWLTANQV
- a CDS encoding DUF3006 domain-containing protein, with the translated sequence MTPGLYCYLDRFEGDLAVILADDEEKIIASSLLPPGAREGDHLFLSITVDIDARNRTADEISRLQQDLETEGGLP
- a CDS encoding GGDEF domain-containing protein, which produces MKTELFSFMSLIAQEGGAVEEGEEMLETVLEFASLVLALIAFYFAIRILPSIGRDVRKRSWLFLSLAAVSFGIAMTLSVMKDLGVAYVGTMYEATEFIFILLFAIGFYYMFTSEHRETLKLRRQSTTDDLTSLYTHGFFQTYLVNKVSSLRTDGTNLTVLFLDIDDFKLYNDQFGHQEGDYVLQKVAQTITAEARGEDIASRYGGEEFTLILGCDFDTACRVAERLRSSVEERCSTFADPNVKRSITVSVGLASFGVDADAGDRLVKIADARMYEAKRRGKNQVYTGNVDLEEAEAREKGHSGNANLGIVPG